The DNA window ttagaaatatttatggatctatatatatatatatatatgtatatatctcatttatgtaatttttttattgatttttattgtgCAGGATGTTATCCAAAATGCCCAATAGACAAGCCTATTTTTGATGAGCAAAGTCAAAAATGTGTAAAGGACTGCTGTGTCGGATGCTATGTCAATGGAACGCAGTACAAGCCTGGAGAGAAAATACCAACTGATAAGTCATGTCATGAGTGGTATGGACCATGATGTAGCTATGACatactatatatactatattaaTCTGTGGGTATTTCCTCCACCAGTATTTTTGATACAAATTACCTAATGTATGACATTCCTTTTACAGCATCTGTAATGAACTTTGCAATACACAATGTTTCCAAAAACCTGGTAAGTAAAATATTGAGCACAGAAAAtccaatttgtttttgtttgttgtttttcccCTTATTTATCTTAACATTAATGATAAGcaaaaatatgttgttttgcaTCATGTAGAATGCTGTTACTATGGTGGAAAAGAATATGCTGACAAAGACATCATTTACAAACCGGATCACATGGGAATGTGCAAAGTTTGCATAAATGGTACATTAATAACAACAAAAGAACCTTGCacaacattttcaacatttacaaCCACCTCAACTATTACCACTACTACTCCTACGACATCTACGTCAACAGAAATACCATCTACACCTACATCAACTACTGGCACAACACCTACTTCAACAGTTACAACCACCTCAGCTATTACTACTCCTACGCCATCTACGTCAACAGAAATACCATCTACACCTACATCAACTACTGGCACAACACCTACTTCAACAGTTACAACCACCTCAACTATTAGCACTACTACTCCTATGCCATCTTCGTCAACAGAAATACCTTGTGCAAATGGTGAGTGGTCTGAATGGATTAATTCTGAATCAGGAGGAGATGATGACAATGAGACATATGAAAACATCAAGAAGAGTGGAAAAACTATCTGTGAAAAGCCAAGAAAAATTGAATGTAGGAATGTGGTGATGAGAAATATACCATTTGATGCTTTTATCGAAGCATCCAAACAAGTTGTCCAGTGTAATGTTTCCAGTGGTTTAATGTGCAAAAAGAAAGAACAGACTGAACCCCCTTTAAAATGCTTTGACTATGAAATTAGGGTCTTCTGTTGTGTCAATACAACACCTATTCCAACCTCTACGGTAACAATTTCAGCAACACCTACTTCGACTTTAACAACCACCTCAACTACATCTACTCTTACGCCATCTACGTCAACAGAAATACACTCTACACCTACATCAACTACTGGCACAACACCTACTTCAACAGTTACAACCACCTCAACTATTACTACTCCTACGCCATCTACGTCAACAGAAATACCATCTACACCTACATCAACTACTGGCACAACACCTACTTCAACAGTTACAACCACCTCAACTATTACTACTCCTACGCCATCTACGTCAACAGAAATACCATCTACACCTACATCAACTACTGGCACAACACCTACTTCAACAGTTACAACCACCTCAACTATTACTACTCCTACGCCATCTACGTCAACAGAAATACCATCTACACCTACATCAACTACTGGCACAACACCTACTTCAACAGTTACAACCACCTCAACTATTACTACTCCTACGCCATCTACGTCAACAGAAATACCATCTACACCTACATCAACTACTGGCACAACACCTACTTCAACAGTTACAACCACCTCAACTATTAGCACTACTACTCCTATGCCATCTTCGTCAACAGAAATACCTTGTGCAAATGGTGAGTGGTCTGAATGGATTAATTCTGAATCAGGAGGAGATGATGACAATGAGACATATGAAAACATCAAGAAGACTGGAAAAACTATCTGTGAAAAGCCAAGAAAAATTGAATGTAGGAATGTGGTGATGAAAAATATACCATTTGATGCTTTTATCGAAGCATCCAAACAAGTTGTCCAGTGTAATGTTTCCAGTGGTTTAATGTGCAAAAAGAAAGAACAGACTGAACCCCCTTTAAAATGCTTTGACTATGAAATTAGGGTCTTCTGTTGTGTCAACACAACACCTATTCCAACCTCTACGGTAACAATTTCAGCAACACCTACTTCGACTTTAACAACCACCTCAACTACATCTACTCCTACGCCATCTATGTCAACAGAAATACACTCTACACCTACATCAACTACTGGCACAACACCTACTTCAACAGTTACAACCACCTCAACTATTACTACTCCTACACCATCTACGTCAACAGAAATACCATCTACACCTACATCAACTACTGGCACAACACCTACTTCAACAGTTACAACCACCTCAACTATTACTACTCCTACGCCATCTACGTCAACAGAAATACCATCTACACCTACATCAACTACTGGCACAACACCTACTTCAACAGTTACAACCACCTCAACTATTAACACTACTACTCCTATGCCATCTTCGTCAACAGAAATACCTTGTGCAAATGGTGAGTGGTCTGAATGGATTAATTCTGAATCAGGAGGAGATGATGACAATGAGACATATGAAAACATCAAGAAGACTGGAAAAACTATCTGTGAAAAGCCAAGAAAAATTGAATGTAGGAATGTGGTGATGAAAAATATACCATTTGATGCTTTTATCGAAGCATCCAAACAAGTTGTCCAGTGTAATGTTTCCAGTGGTTTAATGTGCAAAAAGAAAGAACAGACTGAACCCCCTTTAAAATGCTTTGACTATGAAATTAGGGTCTTCTGTTGTGTCAATACAACACCTATGCCAACCTCTACGGTAACAATTTCAGCAACACCTACTTCGACTTTAACAACCACCTCAACTACATCTACTCCTACGCCATCTATGTCAACAGAAATACCATCTACACCTAAATCAACAACTGGCACAACACCTACTTCAACTGTTACAACCACTTCAACTACTACCACTACTCCTACACCATCTACATCAACAGAAATACCATCTACAACTAGTACAACTACTGGCACAACACCTACTTCAACAGTTACAACCACCTCAACTATTTCCACTACTCCTACACCATCAACAGAAATACCATCTACAACTAGTACAACTACTGGCACAACACCTACTTCAACAGTTACAACCACCTCAACTATTACCACTACTACTCCTACACCATCTACGTCAACAGAAATACCATCTACACCTACATCAACTACTGGCACAACACCTACTTCAACAGTTACAACCACCTCAACTACTACCACTACTCCTACACCATCTACGTCAACAGAAATACTATCTACACCTACATCAACTACTGGCACAGCACCTACTTCAACATTTACTACCACCTCAACTACTACCACTACTCCTACACCATCTACATCAACAGAAATACCATCTACAACTACTGGCACAACACCTACTTCAACAGTTACAACCACCTCAACTACTACCATTACTCCTACACCATCTACATCAACAGAAATACCATCTACAACTAGTACAACTACTGGCACAACACCTACTTCAACAGTTACAACCACTTCAACTACTACCACTACTCCTACACCATCTACGTTAACAGAAATACCATCTACACCTACATCAACTACTGGCACAACACCTACTTCAACAGTTACAACCATTTCAACTACTACCACTACTCCTACACCATCTACGTCAACAGAAATACTATCTACACCTACATCAACTACTGGCACAGCACCTACTTCAACATTTACTACCACCTCAACTATTACCACTACTCCTACACCATCTACGTCAACAGAAATACTATCTACACCTACATCAACTACTGGCACAGCACCTACTTCAACATTTACTACCACCTCAACTACTACCACTACTCCTACACCATCTACATCAACAGAAATACCATCTACAACTAGTACAACTACTGGCACAACACCTACTTCAACAGTTACAACCACCTCAACTATTTCCACTACTCCTACACCATCAACATCAACAGAAATACCATCTACAACTAGTACAACTACTGGCACAACACCTACTTCAACAGTTACAACCACCTCAACTATTACCACTACTACTCCTACACCATCTACGTCAACAGAAATACCATCTACACCTACATCAACTACTGGCACAGCACCTACTTCAACATTTACTACCACCTCAACTACTACCACTACTCCTACACCATCTACATCAACAGAAATACCATCTACAACTACTGGCACAACACCTACTTCAACAGTTACAACCACCTCAACTACTACCATTACTCCTACACCATCTACATCAACAGAAATACCATCTACAACTAGTACAACTACTGGCACAACACCTACTTCAACAGTTACAACCACCTCAACTATTAGCACTACTACTCCTATGCCATCTTCGTCAACAGAAATACCTTGTGCAAATGGTGAGTGGTCTGAATGGATTAATTCTGAATCAGGAGGAGATGATGACAATGAGACATATGAAAACATCAAGAAGAGTGGAAAAACTATCTGTGAAAAGCCAAGAAAAATTGAATGTAGGAATGTGGTGATGAAAAATATACCATTTGATGCTTTAATCGAAGCATCCAAACAAGTTGTCCAGTGTAATGTTTCCAGTGGTTTAATGTGCAAAAAGAAAGAACAGACTGAACCCCCTTTAAAATGCTTTGACTATGAAATTAGGGTCTTCTGTTGTGTCAATACAACACCTATGCCAACCTCTACGGTAACAATTTCAGCAACACCTACTTCGACTTTAACAACCCCCTCAACTACATCTACTCCTATGCCATCTACGTCAACAGAAATACCATCTACACCTACATCAACAACTGGCACAACACTAACTTCAACAGTTACGACCACCTCAACTATTACCACTACTACTCCTACGCCATCTACCTCAATAGAAATACCATCAACACCTACATTAACTACTGGCACAACACCTACTTCAGCAGTTACATCCACCTCAACTATTACCACTACTACTCCTACACCATCTACATCAACAGAAATACCATCTACACCTACATCAACTACTGGCACAACACCTACTTCAACAGTTACAACCACCTCAACTATTACCACTACTCCTACGCCATCTACGTTAACAGAAATACCATCTACACCTACATCAACTACTGGCACAACACCTACTTCAACAGTTACAACCACTTCAACTACTACCACTACTCCTACACCATCTACGTCAACAGAAATACTATCTACACCTACATCAACTACTGGCACAGCACCTACTTCAACATTTACTACCACCTCAACTATTACCACTACTCCTACACCATCTACGTCAACAGAAATACTATCTACACCTACATCAACTACTGGCACAGCACGTACTTCAACATTTACTACCACCTCAACTACTACCACTACTCCTACACCATCTACATCAACAGAAATACCATCTACAACTAGTACAACTACTGGCACAACACCTACTTCAACAGTTACAACCACCTCAACTATTTCCACTACTCCTACACCATCAACATCAACAGAAATACCATCTACAACTAGTACAACTACTGGCACAACACCTACTTCAACAGTTACAACCACCTCAACTATTACCACTACTACTCCTACACCATCTACGTCAACAGAAATACCATCTACACCTACATCATCTACTGGCACAACACCTACTTCAACAGTTACAACCACCTCAACTATTACCACTGCTACTCCTACGCCATCTACGTTAACAGAAATAACATCTACACCTGCATCAACTACTGGCACAACACCTACTTCAACAGTTACAACCACCTCAACTATTACCACTACTCCTACGCCATCTACGTTAACAGAAATACCATCTACACCTACATCAACTACTGGCACAACACCTACTTCAACAGTTACAACCACTTCAACTACTACCACTACTCCTACACCATCTACGTCAACAGAAATACCATCTACACCTACATCAACTACTGGCACAACACCTACTTCAACAGTTACAACCACTTCAACTACTACCACTACTCCTACACCATCTACGTTAACAGAAATACCATCTACACCTACATCAACTACTGGCACAACACCTACTTCAACAGTTACAACCATTTCAACTACTACCACTACTCCTACACCATCTACGTCAACAGAAATACTATCTACACCTACATCAACTACTGGCACAGCACCTACTTCAACATTTACTACCACCTCAACTATTACCACTACTCCTACACCATCTACGTCAACAGAAATACTATCTACACCTACATCAACTACTGGCACAGCACGTACTTCAACATTTACTACCACCTCAACTACTACCACTACTCCTACACCATCTACATCAACAGAAATACCATCTACAACTAGTACAACTACTGGCACAACACCTACTTCAACAGTTACAACCACCTCAACTATTTCCACTACTCCTACACCATCAACATCAACAGAAATACCATCTACAACTAGTACAACTACTGGCACAACACCTACTTCAACAGTTACAACCACCTCAACTATTACCACTACTACTCCTACACCATCTACGTCAACAGAAATACCATCTACACCTGCATCAACTACTGGCACAACACCTACTTCAACAGTTACAACCACCTCAACTACTACCACTACTCCTACACCATCTACTTCAACAGAAATACTATCTACACCTACATCAACTACTGGCACAGCACCTACTTCAACATTTACTACCACCTCAACTACTACCACTACTCCTACACCATCTACATCAACAGAAATACCATCTACAACTAGTACAACTACTGGCACAACACCTACTTCAACAGTTACAACCACCTCAACTATTACCACTACTCCTACACCATCTACATCAACAGAAATACCATCTACAACTAGTACAACTGCTGGCACAACACCTACTTCAACAGTAACAACCACCTCAACTATTACCACTACTACTCCTACACCATCTACGTCAACAGAAATACCATCTACACCTACATCAACTACTGGCACAACACCTACTTCAACAGTTACAACCACCTCAACTATTACCACTGCTACTCCTACGCCATCTACGTTAACAGAAAAACCATCTACACCTACATCGACTACTGGCACAACACCTACTTCAACAGTTACAACCACCTCAACTACTACCACTACTCCTACACCATCTACGTCAACAGAAATACTATCTACACCTACATCAACTACTGGCACAGCACCTACTTCAACATTTACTTCCACCTCAACTACTACCACTACTCCTACACCATCTACATCAACAGAAATACCATCTACACCTACATCAACTACTGGCAAAACACCTACTTCAACAGTTACAACCACCTCAACTACTAACAGTACTCCTACACCATCTACATCAACAGAAATACCATCTACAACTAGTACAACTACTGGCACAACACCTACTTCAACACGTACTACAATTGCTCCATGGGTTCCACAGATAGTTAAAACAACTGTTTCTACACCATTTACATCTACACCTATAAGTTCAAACACTACACAATGTTTCTGTGTAGTTCAAGGAAGACAATATAAGCCTGGTTTGTAACTATACATTGAACTGTTAAACCATATATGTTTTATACAGTTGTCTGATATTTTCCAGGAGTTTGTCACTGAAGTGTTCTGATTACTTTCTTATTTATAGGAGAGTCAATATTGGATAAGAAGCAGATGGGATCAGGGATTTGTCTGACCATGATCTGTTCCTTAACCTGTGCAATTCAGAACAGCACAGTGCCATGTCCACCACCCATAATACCTACACCTCATCCACAATATGACTGTCCTAAATGgaacaaaactgtaaaatatacatttaatatatatatatatatatatatatatatatttttttttttttttacagtttttgatgtttttcattaaaatttttaaatagccAAAGGAAAccacaaataaatactgttcagtttacCTTCGCATGATCTTACTAATTCTAATATTGTTTGCAATGTTTCCAGACCAATGAGACCTTCAGGCTATCTGACTGCACTATGGCAAAATGCCTAAAGGGTGACATCATTGAGATTGTTCCATTGCAATGTCCACCACTGCAGAACATCACCTGTAAAAATCACCGGCCAACAGTGCTGGTCAAGGATGAGCGCCAGTGCTGCCAGCAATATGCATGTGATTGTAAGTAGACTGTCAATCTCAAGCTACTCAAGAGTAGCTCATGAGTAACTGAAATTTATATTAATGTCTTTCTTGATTTATTATTCATGTAGCAGTTTTATTACACCAAATTACACTTCACCTCAAATAATAGTTttccaaagatttttttttgtcattttatgtagTTTTTTTCACCCTGATGTAAGTTCAAGTGttcgttttttaaataagtttggtTTTAGTTAGTTATGTGATGCTAAAAAAACGGGACCGTGATGTCATGATTGACAGCTGAGATTGACAGATTCTCTGAGTTCACTGAGGCACTAACTGACTTTTTTGGGATCTTCAGGAGAAGATTTTATTTACCTTATTTTAACACAAGCCTCTGGTACAACAATAAGCATGCTTTTAAAAGTGAATGACACTGAGGTACATTTTGAGGTCAAAATGAGCTGCAGTTTCACTATTATGTCAAAGACTGAATATGCTAAGTTAGGGGGTGTGGGCAAACTCCCCGAGCTGAAGGATTGTTCTCTTAACCTGAAAACCTATATGGGTGAGTGAGTAAAAATACTAGGGGCCACAGGTGAAATTTGTTCAGCATGGTAATCAGGTTAGACCAAACCATCTAGACTGGGGATGAATTAAAGAGCTAGACATATGCTGGAGTGTGGTAAAACTAGTAAACACAGAATTGATGACACTTCAGGAGGTGTTGACCAGATATGAAGCTGTGTTTAAAAGGGGCTTAGGGATATGGACATGTCCCCCAGCTTGAATTTAGGTCTTCAAGGATGCTGTTCCAAGGTACTATAAGCACAGACTGGTAAactataaaaaatgaccctgaatTTAGCGGTAAAAGACGgtaaaaatgctgcagtaaaaacctgttaaatgatTAACAGTAAATTACCCTACTATAtatggtgaaaaactgtattggacaaTACATGTAAATTTGACTGTTAATAGCGACAAAATAGCGACAGTAGCTTACATCAACTACCAGGACAGTGTAcactcccgtcgcatgtcgcaactctcCCGCCATCTTctcctctggagtcagacgcgGCTCAAATCGCCTACcatctcctcctctggagtcagatgTGGCTCAAATTGTTGCTTGCCGTTCACATTCCAGGAAAGCTAAATTGGCTGCCGACACACTCTCATGACAGCTCACCCTTCCTAGGGAACGGAGACTTTACCCCTAGGCGCTCCAGCTCATCTGGAGTTGATTCTGGGAAGCTCAGATGGACTCTCAGAGATGCTCGGCCGGTGTGGTGCTTTCCTTTCTGCAAGAAAAGTTGGACCGGAGGCTGTCCGACTCCACTTTGAGGGTGTACGTTGTGTAcagttatgtgcccaaggttcccaccactccTTTTCGatatcaggtggtgaacctgcaaacACTGCCTCTGGACGAGACAGATCCGGCCTTGGTGTTGCTGTGTCCTGTTTGCACCTTGCGCATTACATGAAATGCtcagagcagctctttgtctgcttggAGGTCAGCAAAAGGGTAATGCCTCCAAACAGAGACATACCTGGGACATACCTATCCCAAGGTGAGCCGTGCCCCCTGGTAGTAAGGGCTCACTCCACTCGGATTTTCCTTGTACTTAGGTGTGTTGGGTAACATCGGGTAAATTGTTTGCTTGGTGTCAGCTTGCAGCGCCATTCCCTAGATGCGTGCACTTGCTCCCAACTCTTCCTCCTCTGGGAACTCTGGGTCCTCCGTTGCCCGGCAGTTTCAGAGTAGTCTTTTACTATGTCCAGTATGGGCTTCCTTCTCCCCCTCTGGACTTGGCACTGATATCTCTGGATTCCCCATGGTTTATTCCCACCATCTCCCCCCTTTTTCCTTAGTTTTTCACATGGCCTTGCATTCAGTCATACCTGTCAGGATTTGCAACCTCAGTTACATAATGTAACTAAGGTTGTGGCGTTTTTCGTAGGGACCCTATGATGTCAGTTCGCGTAACATTGAACGTGGCTGACTAAAATGGAACATCTCGGTAAAgtttgtaaagttttttttactgtaaattttacagaaTCTTTTTGTACCTTGGTGTACCTTAGACTctaaaaaagaaagtgaaagtggATTTAGGGCAGTTACTCAATGACAAGATTTTGGGACCCTGGGGTCCAATATACCTCAATGACATTCTCATAATGGGCAGAAACGTTCAAGATTGTTTGCACACAGTGAGTGAGGTTCTGAAGTGGCTGAAAGAAGGCAGACTGAGGCTAAAAAGGCAAAAGTATGCGTTCATGCAGCGAGAGGCAGAGTTTTTGGGCCATAGAGTGGACTCTACAGGTCTTTGTCCACTTCCAAACAAGGTGAAAGCTCTGCAAAAAGCACCATCTTCTTAAAAATGTCACTGAATTGAAAGATTATATCTGGGACTGCTTAACTACTACCACAGGTTCCTGCCAAACTTGTCAACCTTGCTTACATAACCTTTTGAGAAAAAGCATATGACGGCATTAGAGTAGTAAACAACGTGAGGCGTTTGAGAAATCAAAACAACTCATTCAGTCTCCTGAGGTGCTTGTTCATTATGATACTCGAAAAGACGTCATCTTGGCTTGTAATGCATTTCCCTACAGGGTGGGAATGGTTTTATCACATCGAATGGGGGATGGCAAAGAGAGACCCATCAGTTTCCAGTCCAGAATTCAAAGCGGGGCTCGCGGTTATTTTTGGAATTCAGCGTTTCACAAGTATCTGTATGGTATGAAGTTTACAATTTGCACAtatcacaaaccactgttatccCTCTTTGGTAAAGGAAGGCTGTTCCACAATTTGTGTCACTGCAAATTCAAAGGTAGGCCGTTATGATGCAGGCTTATGAATACTCAATAGTCTATTAGCCAGGAAAGGAGCATACAAACGCTGATTCTTTGAGGTGGTGTCCTGTTCCTGACATGGCCTTAGAAACAGGTTCAGAAGACCAAATATTAATGATGGATGACATTCCTTTGGCATCAGCCGAGAAGGTTCTCACCTGGACTGGAAAAGACCCCATTTTGGCACTGGTACGACAGGTGGTGCTGACAGAATTGAGTGTTGAAGATGGGTGTGTCTTGTGGGGTTCTCGGGTCATCATACCTCCACAGGGTCGCAAGGATGTCTTACAGCAGTTACATCAATGCCATCCTGACATTTCTTACGTGAAAGTGCTGGTGAAGAGTTAATTTTGGTGGCCAAAGCTGGATGAAGACATTGTGGCTTTGGCAAAGAGCTGTTTATCATGGAACACAGGAAAACTCCAGCCACAACACCACTGGGACCACAGCACCATGGGAGTGGTCCGAGAAACCCTGGGAAAGGGTACACATAGATTAGGCAGGTCCGTTCCTTGGTCACATCACTGATGCTCACTCGAAGTGGATGGATTTGTTTCCTGTTCCCACTGCATCATTGGGAACTACTAATGATTGCCTAAGGAAGAGGTCAGCAATCATGGTCTACCTGAGATGTGCGTTTTTTGGATAATGCTGCCTATTTTGTACACAATGTGCACAAGATTATCTCTCATGAGGTGGAAAGTTCAGAGTCAAAAGAGAATGTATGGGGGTTATTTTCCTTAGATACCTCAgtatcagggttgccaggttttccaAACAAAACCtgtccaattgctactcaaaactagcccaaaagaaGCCCGATCTGTTTAAAATCATCTGACTACTATGCATAAGAAATGCACGTTTATGAATTACACAGACGGGGAGAACAGTGGTCTGCAGAAAGATAAGTAAATAATTAGAGAATTTTATTACTGAATGTTAAGTTATTCTAACCTATCCAGTATGCATAGACAACTGggcaaaaataattattaaaaaaaaaatcaaagttatATTTAGCTGATGGTGAACTAGAATGGGATCGGTTAGAGGGTTACTGGAATAATTTGTAAAAAGAATCAACAAAATTTAGTGCTTAGTACAATGCCCTTTTTTATTGTTTACCCTCTCCTGATTGTAGGCTTTTGTCAAGGCTGGGGTGACCCGCATTACATCACATTTGATGGACTCTCCTACACTTACCAAGGAAACTGCACTTATATATTAATGGAGGAAATTAGGCCTCGCTATCATTTGAAGATTTACATTGAGAATGTCTACTGTGACATTCGTGAGCCTGTATCCTGTCCCAGATCCATTATTGTGTCTTACAACAAACAAGTCATTACACTTAGGAATCACATGTTCATTGGTGGTGCAGATCTAGAGGTGAGACCTACAGTAGGATTGCAAAAAGACTTTCAGTATGTATTTGGTCTGCACTTTATTGTATTATAAATGTCTTGGCTGTCTTTGTAATTGTCTGTTTTTCTATAAGGCTCTGAAGCACAACGTTAAGCTATCACTGCCATATGCTCAAAATGGTCTGAGAGTCATAAGCTCATTTCTATACTTGATCCTGGAGATTCCACAGCTAAATGTTGTTGTAACATTTGGAATCACTGGCTTTACCATCAATATGCCATTCCAGCATTTTGGAAAAAACACACAAGGTCACTGTGGTAAGTCAGCAcattagaataaataaataattcctaGAGTTGAActagtttgaatgatttaaaaaaaattatgtttgtcAAAACAATTTATGGATATATATGATGCAAAATTTTAAAAAGGCAAGCTGTTGTTGTTTGaaagaatttgtttttgtgaatcaTTAATCTGAATTATTCCAAATAATTCTTGTGAAGGAACATGCAACAACAACCAGGCTGATGACTGCATGATCCCTGGAGGGATATTGGTCAATGACTGTGCAGTGATGGCAGATTACTGGCCAGCCAGTGGTGTGGGT is part of the Garra rufa chromosome 25, GarRuf1.0, whole genome shotgun sequence genome and encodes:
- the LOC141301330 gene encoding uncharacterized protein is translated as MSQMWMLRWVVLLAGLESIQAVRSNNHVKNICSLWGNFHFKTFDGDFYQFPGTCEYNLVSECQSPIRQFSVHVKRTENSSSPKISRVSITINDVTIKITKNQVMVNGENKTLPVHVAGILVEENTIYIRLYSKLGIAVMWNKEDAVMVKLDSRYSNRTCGLCGDFNGVPVNNEFIESKLEVGIIEFGNKYRVLNPEHGCNDPSEEILVDQCTKHQADCEDLLKNEDWFSCITILNPKPYIEACMKDMCLYHPEDTDNSTLCATLSAYSRQCSHAGGIPPTWRRANFCAVTCPYNMVHSESGSPCMDTCSHKDTNTLCEEHNIDGCFCPPGTVFDEISNTGCIPVEKCQCKHDRIYNPGEVLYKKDEKCTCKKGNWICESIPVPGLCAVEEGSHFTTFDGKEFTFHGDCNYVLSKDCKKSKFIILGQIVPCVSLNTDTCLKSILVLFNNDKNQDLLIKADGTVVQHNAQVSLPYITATFTVFMPSSFYIMLQTTFGLQVQVQLVPLMQVYITVDQHFQGKTCGLCGNFNKVLSDDLMTPQRMVEGTAISFANAWKAQSNCPDRTERMDDPCSYSSDSEHFAEYWCSKMKHKESLFAQCHSTVNPESYYKRCKYSSCTCEKSEDCLCAVFSSYARACAVKGIFLQGWRKIVCEKYTKNCPDSHLYSYQLQNCQRTCLSLASKRQSCRVDFVPIDGCACPDGLYQDEKGLCIPMEKCPCYNNGVTVQPGKSINIKKEHCVCVNGTFHCLSLKTSILECPPLKVFFNCSTARPDEHGLLCAQTCMQEEVDCVSADCESGCQCPAGLLDDGRGNCVKPYDCPCPHNGQFYAPGTEITVDCNNCTCQQGNWTCTEHICPGVCTIYGSGHYKTFDQQRFGFRGECSYTAAQDKCGNKMGVFHVITENIPCGTTGTTCSKAVIILLGRTKLELSDKIVKATDIGSGPQIKYNERNIGMYLVIDAEIGLTVLWDRKTTVHIILQPQHMKGVCGLCGNFNGNGIDDFTTQGSLQTTDIMEFVDSWKVFGTCPDADPDFDPCFETPNRVTWAQRECSIIKDVTFKDCHNKVDPNPYYENCVRDSCACDTGGDCECFCTAVAAYAQACNRSGVCVDWRTPNICPVYCDYYNTPEECTWHYSPCHTPCYKTCRNSDDICNNTLPHLEGCYPKCPIDKPIFDEQSQKCVKDCCVGCYVNGTQYKPGEKIPTDKSCHECICNELCNTQCFQKPECCYYGGKEYADKDIIYKPDHMGINTIYTYINYWHNTYFNSYNHLSYYYSYAIYVNRNTIYTYINYWHNTYFNRGDDDNETYENIKKSGKTICEKPRKIECRNVGLLLCQYNTYSNLYGNNFSNTYFDFNNHLNYIYSYAIYVNRNTLYTYINYWHNTYFNSYNHLNYYYSYAIYVNRNTIYTYINYWHNTYFNSYNHLNYYYSYAIYVNRNTIYTYINYWHNTYFNSYNHLNYYYSYAIYVNRNTIYTYINYWHNTYFNSYNHLNYYYSYAIYVNRNTIYTYINYWHNTYFNRGDDDNETYENIKKTGKTICEKPRKIECRNVGLLLCQHNTYSNLYGNNFSNTYFDFNNHLNYIYSYAIYVNRNTLYTYINYWHNTYFNSYNHLNYYYSYTIYVNRNTIYTYINYWHNTYFNSYNHLNYYYSYAIYVNRNTIYTYINYWHNTYFNRGDDDNETYENIKKTGKTICEKPRKIECRNVVMKNIPFDAFIEASKQVVQCNVSSGLMCKKKEQTEPPLKCFDYEIRVFCCVNTTPMPTSTVTISATPTSTLTTTSTTSTPTPSMSTEIPSTPKSTTGTTPTSTVTTTSTTTTTPTPSTSTEIPSTTSTTTGTTPTSTVTTTSTISTTPTPSTEIPSTTSTTTGTTPTSTVTTTSTITTTTPTPSTSTEIPSTPTSTTGTTPTSTVTTTSTTTTTPTPSTSTEILSTPTSTTGTAPTSTFTTTSTTTTTPTPSTSTEIPSTTTGTTPTSTVTTTSTTTITPTPSTSTEIPSTTSTTTGTTPTSTVTTTSTTTTTPTPSTYNHFNYYHYSYTIYVNRNTIYTYINYWHSTYFNIYYHLNYYHYSYTIYVNRNTIYTYINYWHSTYFNIYYHLNYYHYSYTIYINRNTIYNYYNHLNYYHYYSYTIYVNRNTIYTYINYWHSTYFNIYYHLNYYHYSYTIYINRNTIYNYWHNTYFNSYNHLNYYHYSYTIYINRNTIYNYNTYFDFNNPLNYIYSYAIYVNRNTIYTYINNWHNTNFNSYDHLNYYHYYSYAIYLNRNTINTYINYWHNTYFSSYIHLNYYHYYSYTIYINRNTIYTYINYWHNTYFNSYNHLNYYHYSYAIYVNRNTIYTYINYWHNTYFNSYNHFNYYHYSYTIYVNRNTIYTYINYWHSTYFNIYYHLNYYHYSYTIYVNRNTIYTYINYWHSTYFNIYYHLNYYHYSYTIYINRNTIYNYYNHLNYYHYYSYTIYVNRNTIYTYIIYWHNTYFNSYNHLNYYHCYSYAIYVNRNNIYTCINYWHNTYFNSYNHLNYYHYSYAIYVNRNTIYTYINYWHNTYFNKIPSTPTSTTGTTPTSTVTTTSTTTTTPTPSTLTEIPSTPTSTTGTTPTSTVTTISTTTTTPTPSTSTEILSTPTSTTGTAPTSTFTTTSTITTTPTPSTSTEILSTPTSTTGTARTSTFTTTSTTTTTPTPSTSTEIPSTTSTTTGTTPTSTVTTTSTISTTPTPSTSTEIPSTTSTTTGTTPTSTVTTTSTITTTTPTPSTSTEIPSTPASTTGTTPTSTVTTTSTTTTTPTPSTSTEILSTPTSTTGTAPTSTFTTTSTTTTTPTPSTSTEIPSTTSTTTGTTPTSTVTTTSTITTTPTPSTSTEIPSTTSTTAGTTPTSTVTTTSTITTTTPTPSTSTEIPSTPTSTTGTTPTSTVTTTSTITTATPTPSTLTEKPSTPTSTTGTTPTSTVTTTSTTTTTPTPSTSTEILSTPTSTTGTAPTSTFTSTSTTTTTPTPSTSTEIPSTPTSTTGKTPTSTVTTTSTTNSTPTPSTSTEIPSTTNS